The following coding sequences are from one Deltaproteobacteria bacterium window:
- a CDS encoding TIGR01212 family radical SAM protein (This family includes YhcC from E. coli K-12, an uncharacterized radical SAM protein.) encodes MDRGYLPHGTNTLAVGSRIQVIERQPEKSGVKAGPFPFLTLNAHLRNIFGERVQKIPLDAGFTCPNRDGTKGRSGCIYCDPRGSGTGAWALGKSVSVQMAEGIKWARRRYGAKRFIAYFQAFSNTYGPLHVLGERYRESLLGPEVAGLAIGTRPDCVDEERLSLIRQVADGRMIWMEYGLQSASDETLRRINRGHTVDDFVKAVELARKHGIPVCAHVMFGLPGEGEREMVRTMGLLADLGVEGVKFHQVYVVPGTALHRLYESGRYQPISQEEYAGMVARAIRMLPEGTVIHRLTGDPPSGISVSPAWSRDKQGTIARIEAELERMKAS; translated from the coding sequence ATGGACAGGGGCTATTTGCCGCACGGAACAAATACCCTGGCCGTAGGCTCACGGATTCAGGTTATTGAGAGGCAACCGGAGAAAAGTGGAGTGAAGGCAGGCCCATTTCCGTTCCTTACGCTAAATGCCCACCTCAGAAATATCTTCGGGGAGCGGGTCCAGAAGATCCCCCTTGATGCCGGATTCACCTGTCCGAACCGGGACGGGACAAAGGGCAGATCGGGCTGCATCTACTGCGACCCCCGGGGCTCTGGGACCGGGGCCTGGGCCTTGGGGAAATCCGTCTCCGTCCAGATGGCAGAAGGCATAAAATGGGCGCGTCGTCGCTACGGCGCAAAGAGATTCATCGCCTATTTCCAGGCATTTTCCAACACGTATGGCCCTCTCCATGTCCTTGGGGAACGGTATCGGGAGTCCCTCCTCGGGCCTGAGGTGGCGGGGCTCGCCATAGGGACCAGGCCGGACTGTGTGGACGAGGAGCGGCTGTCGCTCATTCGACAGGTAGCGGACGGCCGAATGATATGGATGGAATACGGGCTCCAGAGCGCCTCAGACGAGACCTTGAGGAGGATCAACCGCGGACACACCGTGGATGATTTTGTGAAGGCCGTGGAACTTGCTCGAAAGCACGGGATCCCCGTGTGCGCCCATGTGATGTTCGGGCTTCCCGGAGAGGGAGAGAGGGAGATGGTGCGGACCATGGGCCTTCTCGCGGATCTCGGGGTGGAGGGCGTGAAGTTCCATCAGGTCTATGTGGTGCCGGGAACCGCCCTTCACAGGCTTTATGAATCAGGAAGATATCAGCCTATTTCCCAAGAGGAATACGCGGGAATGGTTGCACGGGCCATTCGAATGCTTCCGGAGGGGACAGTGATCCATCGTCTTACCGGAGATCCTCCTTCTGGGATCTCCGTCTCCCCGGCCTGGTCCCGGGACAAGCAGGGGACTATTGCGCGGATCGAGGCAGAGCTCGAACGTATGAAAGCCTCTTAA
- a CDS encoding integration host factor subunit alpha has protein sequence MTITKAYIVNHLTQNGGLGKNEAIRITEDLIELMKKRLESGDSILISGFGKFTVKAKRARRGRNPHTGEDLILEPRRVVTFHPSGILRDKINGKVRS, from the coding sequence ATGACCATCACCAAGGCATACATCGTCAATCACCTCACGCAAAACGGAGGACTTGGTAAAAACGAAGCGATCCGCATCACCGAGGATCTCATCGAACTCATGAAAAAACGCCTCGAGAGCGGGGATTCCATCCTGATCAGCGGCTTTGGAAAATTCACCGTAAAGGCCAAACGTGCCCGAAGGGGCCGCAATCCCCACACTGGAGAGGACCTGATCCTCGAACCAAGAAGGGTCGTCACCTTCCACCCCTCTGGCATCCTTCGGGACAAGATCAACGGCAAGGTACGCAGCTGA
- the aroD gene encoding type I 3-dehydroquinate dehydratase: MICVSIAQPDISRIEAILKRVTPYADLAEIRLDALSDYEADMRPLSAASPLPLLWTNRPEWEGGRFKGSEDERIEILKRAVRAGAAYVDIELATDPAARSSLVDDAKAKGTRVILSFHDLSGTPPMERLLAILEGMAEAGADVGKIVTTARDNRDVARLFALYEPAHELGLALTAFSMGERGRLSRLACLAAGAPITYAAPFPGSETAPGQIPAEDLHEFVEYFSSTSKGAP; this comes from the coding sequence GTGATCTGTGTATCCATAGCTCAACCGGATATTTCAAGGATCGAGGCCATCCTAAAAAGGGTCACGCCGTATGCAGACCTCGCCGAGATCAGGCTGGACGCCCTTTCGGACTACGAGGCAGACATGAGGCCCTTGAGCGCAGCAAGTCCCCTTCCCCTCCTGTGGACCAACCGCCCCGAGTGGGAAGGGGGGCGATTCAAAGGGTCAGAAGACGAGCGGATCGAGATCCTGAAACGGGCCGTCCGGGCAGGGGCCGCATACGTCGATATCGAGCTCGCGACCGATCCCGCCGCCAGATCCTCACTGGTCGATGATGCAAAGGCAAAAGGAACCCGCGTCATCCTCTCCTTTCATGACCTTTCCGGCACCCCTCCCATGGAACGCCTCCTGGCGATCCTTGAAGGAATGGCCGAGGCAGGCGCAGACGTGGGAAAGATCGTCACAACCGCACGGGACAACCGGGATGTTGCCAGACTTTTCGCCCTTTACGAACCCGCACACGAACTGGGCCTGGCCCTTACGGCCTTCTCTATGGGTGAAAGGGGCCGCCTGAGCAGGCTTGCCTGCCTTGCCGCAGGCGCTCCCATCACCTACGCAGCGCCCTTTCCCGGCTCGGAGACCGCTCCAGGCCAGATCCCTGCCGAAGACCTCCACGAATTCGTAGAATATTTCTCCTCTACATCGAAAGGTGCCCCATGA
- a CDS encoding IMP cyclohydrolase has product MPKITRALISLTDKTGVGEFAKELHAMGVEIVSTGGTARTIRDAGIPVRDVSDLTGFPEMMDGRVKTLHPKVHGGILNIRSNPAHQAQMAEHGIVPIDLVAVNLYAFEKTVARKDVTLEEAIENIDIGGPTLLRASAKNFRDVTVIVDPADYGKVLAEMKANGGETTLATRFTLARKVFALTSAYDRAITTYLMEIDPKHLT; this is encoded by the coding sequence ATGCCCAAGATCACTCGTGCCCTCATAAGTCTCACGGACAAGACCGGTGTCGGGGAGTTTGCCAAGGAGCTCCATGCCATGGGAGTAGAGATCGTCTCCACTGGGGGCACTGCCAGAACCATTCGTGATGCCGGGATCCCTGTCCGGGATGTCTCGGATCTGACCGGTTTTCCCGAGATGATGGACGGACGCGTCAAGACGCTCCATCCCAAGGTCCACGGAGGGATCCTCAACATCCGGTCCAACCCCGCCCATCAGGCCCAGATGGCGGAACACGGCATCGTCCCCATCGATCTCGTTGCCGTAAACCTCTACGCCTTCGAAAAGACCGTGGCCCGCAAGGATGTAACCCTTGAAGAGGCCATCGAGAATATAGACATAGGTGGGCCCACGCTCCTGCGCGCATCCGCCAAGAATTTCCGGGACGTCACAGTGATCGTGGATCCGGCAGACTATGGAAAGGTCCTGGCAGAGATGAAGGCAAACGGCGGCGAGACCACCCTTGCCACCCGATTCACCCTTGCCCGCAAGGTCTTTGCCCTCACAAGCGCCTACGACCGGGCAATAACCACCTATCTCATGGAAATAGACCCCAAGCACCTGACGTGA